The Cyprinus carpio isolate SPL01 chromosome A9, ASM1834038v1, whole genome shotgun sequence genome window below encodes:
- the LOC109066157 gene encoding isocitrate dehydrogenase [NADP] cytoplasmic encodes MSQKIKAGSVVEMQGDEMTRVIWELIKEKLIFPYLELDLHSYDLGMENRDATDDKVTIEAAEAVRHYNVGIKCATITPDEKRVEEFKLKKMWRSPNGTIRNILGGTVFREAIICKNIPRLVPGWIKPIIIGRHAHGDQYKATDFVVPGPGTVEMTYTPKNGGEPLKFVVHDFEGTGGVALGMYNTDNSIRDFAHSSFQMGLNKGWPMYLSTKNTILKKYDGRFKDIFQEIYDKEYKAQYEAKGIWYEHRLIDDMVAQVMKSEGGFIWACKNYDGDVQSDSVAQGYGSLGMMTSVLVCPDGRTVEAEAAHGTVTRHYRMHQQGKETSTNPIASIFAWTRGLLHRAELDKNAELRVFAEALEAVCVETIEAGFMTKDLAICIKGMSNVKRSDYLNTFEFLDKLAENLKMKLSSHPKL; translated from the exons ATGTCTCAGAAGATCAAAGCGGGTTCTGTGGTCGAGATGCAAGGAGATGAGATGACCAGAGTTATATGGGAGCTCATTAAAGAGAAGCTCATTTTCCCTTATCTGGAGCTCGACCTGCACAG CTATGACCTGGGAATGGAGAACCGCGATGCCACGGATGACAAGGTGACTATTGAGGCAGCGGAGGCTGTGAGGCACTACAATGTTGGCATCAAGTGTGCCACCATCACTCCTGACGAGAAGCGCGTGGAGGAGTTCAAACTCAAGAAGATGTGGCGCTCTCCTAACGGAACAATCCGGAACATCCTGGGAGGAACTGTGTTCCGAGAGGCTATTATCTGCAAAAACATTCCCCGCTTGGTTCCAGGCTGGATCAAGCCTATAATTATCGGCAGGCACGCACATGGAGACCAG TACAAGGCTACAGATTTCGTTGTTCCTGGCCCTGGAACGGTGGAAATGACATACACACCTAAAAATGGAGGAGAGCCCCTCAAGTTTGTTGTCCATGACTTTGAAG GTACTGGTGGAGTTGCTCTGGGGATGTACAACACAGACAACTCAATCAGGGACTTTGCTCATAGCTCTTTCCAGATGGGGTTGAACAAAGGCTGGCCAATGTACCTCAGCACCAAGAACACCATCTTGAAGAAATATGATGGCCGTTTCAAAGATATATTCCAGGAAATCTATGACAA AGAGTACAAGGCTCAGTACGAGGCCAAAGGCATCTGGTATGAGCATCGGCTGATTGATGACATGGTGGCTCAGGTTATGAAGTCTGAAGGTGGATTTATCTGGGCCTGCAAGAACTATGATGGAGACGTCCAATCAGACTCTGTAGCTCAGG GTTATGGGTCATTGGGTATGATGACCAGTGTGCTTGTGTGTCCTGATGGGCGTACAGTAGAAGCTGAGGCAGCCCATGGCACAGTTACACGGCATTATCGCATGCACCAGCAGGGCAAAGAGACATCCACCAACCCTATTG CCTCTATCTTTGCATGGACACGAGGGCTGCTGCACCGGGCGGAGCTGGATAAGAACGCAGAGCTGCGGGTGTTTGCTGAGGCACTGGAGGCTGTTTGTGTCGAGACCATTGAAGCTGGTTTCATGACCAAGGACCTGGCCATCTGCATCAAGGGCATGTCTAA TGTCAAACGCTCTGATTACCTCAACACTTTTGAGTTCTTGGACAAGCTGGCCGAGAATCTGAAGATGAAGTTATCAAGTCATCCCAAACTGTAA